In Archocentrus centrarchus isolate MPI-CPG fArcCen1 chromosome 16, fArcCen1, whole genome shotgun sequence, a single window of DNA contains:
- the LOC115794001 gene encoding uncharacterized protein LOC115794001: MEAPAFYKHGPKRPAPKGKMPSPQIKRKKTSTVPPKKTVRLVKKKAASTICVETGVGPVSTWKQQYVHELSSLRKRLGAIEAQLEHSNGPAPAPPVECEGCATLRATLDSVMERLTALETHPPESIRRQLFSNAGSPVQREEALSTPQSIGDRRRTLSVPSPPSSVNTTPAREDEPTIPSSTNTGSITPARWLYLSIASPPSQERTPVPPREGPGSIPPLVPTPPTPATQLPSGRALTAERDEEFYKDCFLRGEYRPENYAANVFMAITPFETYQSWAKRVNWSGTNGKDELPRQVKEKVVCCVQQRFPDLSGQQWHNIRRRINERLRSPRKLDPARQRLGFL; the protein is encoded by the exons ATGGAGGCTCCGGCTTTTTACAAACACGGACCAAAACGGCCTGCACCAAAG GGCAAGATGCCGTCTCCACAGATAAAAcggaaaaaaacatcaacagtGCCGCCAAAGAAGACTGTTCGCTTggtgaagaagaaagca gcTTCCACCATTTGCGTTGAGACAGGAGTGGGCCCAGTCAGCACCTGGAAACAGCAGTATGTCCATGAACTTTCCAGCTTAAGAAAACGACTGGGTGCCATTGAGGCACAGCTTGAACACTCTAACGGGCCTGCGCCTGCACCGCCGGTGGAGTGCGAAGGATGTGCCACGTTAAGGGCTACTTTGGACAGCGTTATGGAAAGACTGACCGCTTTGGAAACACATCCGCCCGAGAGTATCAGGCGTCAGCTTTTTTCAAATGCAGGCTCTCCTGTGCAGAGAGAAGAGGCCCTTTCGACACCACAGTCTATAGGGGACCGCCGGCGTACTCTCTCAGTCCCCTCTCCACCTTCATCAGTAAACACAACACCAGCCAGAGAGGACGAACCTACCATCCCGTCCTCAACGAACACCGGGTCCATTACGCCAGCACGATGGCTTTACCTTTCCATCGCTTCCCCACCGTCTCAAGAGAGAACCCCAGTGCCACCCAGGGAGGGCCCGGGGAGCATCCCACCATTGGTTCCAACACCGCCTACACCGGCCACACAACTCCCCAGCGGGAGGGCTCTGACCGCCGAGCGCGACGAGGAGTTTTATAAAGACTGCTTTCTGCGCGGTGAATATCGCCCTGAAAATTATGCCGCTAATGTTTTCATGGCTATAACGCCATTTGAAACATATCAGAGCTGGGCAAAGAGGGTCAACTGGAGCGGAACAAACGGGAAGGATGAGTTGCCACGGCAGGTCAAGGAGAAGGTTGTCTGTTGTGTACAGCAGAGATTTCCAGACCTGTCCGGGCAACAATGGCACAACATTAGAAGGAGGATAAATGAGAGACTCAGGAGTCCCCGAAAGCTGGACCCAGCAAGACAGCGTCTGGGATTTTTATAA